The sequence TGCTCTCtagtccagttggcaatccagggtTCTGGAGGTCTTTCTGCCCccttcttgtctttattttttgatAGATGAAAGTAAACTATCATCAGGGCAAACAGGCAGCCGtcaattgcctttttctttttcagattgtAATCTGTTATGCCCTTGATGATAAAATTCAAAACATGTGCTCCCCAGTTCCGCTCAGTTATTGTGTCCATCTTGAAAATTGGTGCCAGGTGCACATGggagattttgtttattgtcgttggtaacaggaacgccatctgtatatagaggatgaaaatcctcttgaacatgaGGCGATCCTGTTCATTATCAACACCAATAGCCATCATCTCATCTGTCAGATTTTTGAGGGTCTTcccctggaatcttctaaaaatttgtttgtcgtCTTCAGAAAGATCCTTATAATTGACTTTCTAAGGCAgtagatctcctacaaaaagggAAACAACATTGTATGAAAATCAGTTGAAATACACCTAAGCATCACTTGAAATACACCTGAATATGGCTCATATACACCTATGTTTGTAGCGAGTTACCTGACGCGTTGATGCCAAGCGCAGCCTCTATTGTTTTTTGTTTTACTTTAAACGAACCGTAGCCAGTTTCGAGTTTGTTTTCCCCTAATTTAAAGGACTTAGCCAACTTCTTTAATAtttggtgatgcacccttagcgGCGGGATGTGCACCAGGCCACCAAATCCCAAATCCCTAACAATTGCTTTCTTCTCCTCGCTCATATTTCTGAATTTCTCACTCAACAAATGGgttgcacacttaaggtctttggtttgctgttaacaaagcaaaattaaagttagatatatttctattatgaaaaactaatttgatctaagacatatatttgttcttacattttttccAGCTTGGTTTCTTcctgccattttttctgaaatgaaaaatacacccatagatatcagtcagatacacccatagatcagtgacgaatggattttcgacggtttagaatttcacaaatgaattctcgttgcaagtatagcttctaaaccaatcactaatcctttcatacaaaaagttaNCATTGATTTTATTGGACCttgccttggggcattttgtcccctttttattatttttttcttcttttttttctattttttttccttttccatattatttttcttttctatgatgaaaagagagaaaataaaatgaaaactaaactaaaactaactaatcaactaactaactaactaatttgttaactaaaataaatggttgtcaatggtgtttggaagtgttggatgaggggtaggaggagggaagaagaaaggggaagtaaagaaatagaaagaggagaagaaaagaaatgtgttgaaggaaggtcatcggcgcgtacgcacgcatggcgcgcgcgcgcacggatggtggtgcaatggatgcgacgcgtatgcgtacatggtGCGTCGGcatcgatggcttatttcgagagtgacgcgtacgcgtcatgtgcgcgtacgcgcgagttggtttgtgcgaaaggcacagtGCTAGCGCAACtgaggcacaactctcgggtcaatgtatggaggaatGAAATTTTgcaatccacgtgtacgcgtacatggcgcacgcgcgtggatggtcgaaaacacttgatgcacgcgtacgcgcacggtgcgcatacgcgtggatggtgctctgtttttcaaaattttttttctatgtttttgcaccaatccaagcattctaaacctccaaacagctaccaaaacaccctaaaaccttatttaacatactaaactaccaattaaactcaactatctaaacaaaacatgaaattaaactaattctatcaatatgtacaaaagagaaaatgaaaggattttaccatggtgggttgtctcccacctagcacttttgtttattgtccttaagttggacttatggggagctcctcatcaaggtggcttgtgcttgtattcatcttggaactcccaccaatgcttggttctccattgtgccccaagtagattcttcatggattgagccaagtcttgatggagttcttcacaagcttggggctcccaaagttgatcctcttcttgtaatccgggatcccacactttgtttccACACCCGTCTTgaggttgatcatcattattagtccaaccgggTGGCGAGTGAGGTGAATTCTCTATATAGTGGCCAACAATCCTCCTGgacccatctatttgagcactacTCCCACCTTTGTATTCaactcttgaagtatcaaccaaaatgagccttgatttgcaacgccaaccacgaaacatctttcgcttacgcttcatcccacaaagcatcctaagttgaccatccgtttcaagcaagccatactcaagtggaacaataaagctaatagaaatgaattttacccactcaagtgaaggggtagatgacaacctaggcaaagatgcttccaaagatcttgacaaagcataaccAACCCTCGTTCTTCTATTTCtagggacttccacctcttcacaagatctcttaatctcaatcttttgttcaacaattttatctaaaccttttcctttactcaaatcataatagggagggtgagaaaaatttacctcctcaacgctttcaaatccaaccggagaaggttcttcatgcttaaaggattcttcaccactaagacttgatgcttgatcttcatcaccaagggaactcaattctttctCTATCCCATTCAAGTCTTCATATGGgatatgccttggaaggtgtgcactttcctccctagcatcaatttcaattttcttgggagtagtaatcttggaattgtggttccatgtatggctcatatggttcaaaaggaggttggtatggtgggtaaggatcatggtcatatggaggtgtttgttgaaaatagcttgtgagtgtggttgagggtcatgttgaggatatgactcataggcatatagtggtggttcttggaaatcACAAGGAGAtccaccatagccatttgattgatatgcatcaaagaatggctcttcctcatagtgcattggtgggggttgttgccatgaTGATTGATCATAACCATATGGctcttcccacctttgattgtcccatccttgatacacatctctATTATAGACCtcatcacctacaacatagttgtaatcacactcatagccaaaatgagaattcatgatagcaaggaaaaaatgaaaacaaaatcaaataagaagcaagaaaattaaatcctaaaactagcaagagctaacaaaagcaaacatattcacactatttacatatatacaataaccaataacataacaccattgcaattccccggcaacggcgccattttgacgaatggatttttgacggtttagaatttcacaaatgaattctcgttgcaagtatagcttctaaaccaacaataatcctttcatacaaaagattgtttgtcacaagtaacaaacccctaaaattaataaccgaagctaaactaaactaattggtaactaacatatgtttccctcttcactccttgggttaaatagcatcagaaatgagttggattgggcccacaaggctttagaattcgctggccacgttttgttttaagtgaaccaggtggcagcaacggtgtgtgcgcgtactatgcgcgtacgcgtcaccatgcacggttcaaccatagcaaatcttatatcgtttcgaagccccggatgttagctttccaacccaattggaaccgcatcatttggacctctgtagctcaagttatggccgattaagtgcgaagaggtcggcttgacagctttccggttcttccatttcttcatgagttctccaacttttcatgctttctttcttcattcccttgatccaatctttgcctcctaaaccttaaatcacttaataaacacatcaaggcatctaatagaatcaaggtgaattaaatttagctattttgagtcctaaaaagcatgttttcacattcaagcacaattaaaggagaatatacaaaaccatgctatttcttgaataaatatgggtaaaaggtgataaaatccccaaaaatcaatacaagataaaccctacaaatggggtttgtcaatcAGCCACATACACATATACGGTTTCTCATAAGTATTTAATTAGATCAGTTCAAAATGATGTTTCAATTCACTCAAACATGCATAaatatacaaggtcaagcaacattacaaggtcaagcaatatacacccaagGACAAGCAATATTAGAATAGTTACAACGGTTGATTATATTACAGTATATCAGTTtagaaatatacacccaacaaattatgccatatacacccaacaaattactcCATATACACCACCAAATTACGCAATATACTCCCAAAAATCAGTTACGAGAAGAACTAgacaagaagaacagtaaaacctagaaccaagaagaatagtaaaacctagaacaagaagaatattaaaaatagtaaaatgagagctagaacaagaagaacagtaaaacctataagaacgtagaagaacagtaaaacctagttcttcaATTTTGAAATGTGGAAAATctacaagatgagtaaaatagtAACGTACCTTGAGTAATATATCTTCGTTTTTTATGGAGATTGTTGATGGAGAGTTCTATCTTGTGTTGATAGTTTCTGCTAATCTTCGCGACGAGTTCTATCTCTTCAGTTTGGAATATTGCTCGAAAATTGACGGTTTGTGTTTTCTTCGAATGAGAAGTTGAAGAGTGCGCCATAACGAGCGCTTTTTGCAAAGCGTAACCGTTGAGTGACGCGCGTGTAAATGACGCCCATTTAAAGGGAGTGAGTGCGCGTGGATAGAAGTCTGGGCTAGGCAACTTGTAAGGCTTGTAAGCCTTatttgcttgtatgtgtagcaggcccgatATAATGGTACGAGATATTAGATTTGAGACTAAAAAAATTGTGATTCAGTATTATATTTAGTGGCTAGAGACtagaactaaaattttaattttgagatACAAAATTTCAGTCTTTCAATACTTCTAAAAAGTTAGAACacaggagactgaaatttttGAAGACAaggactaaaattttaataacttttttttaaatgttattaaaaattttatattctaaATTTATCCTTCACACTGCCAATACTTTTATAGTCCTCACCTCTCACCCCAACCCCACCCCACCTCTCACTACACCTCTACAGTCATCAAATTCCACCccaccaataataataatattaccaaaaacaacaacaatctcAAAACATAGTCAAAATTAGATTCGACAATATCATAACACAagagaattttaaaatcaaaatataaaagaGAAGAATAGAGATAACGTGGTAAACACTCCAGGAAACAGAGGCGACACGACAGACCCGAACACGGCGGCACAAACAGAGGCGGCACGAATAGAGGCGGCACGGCATAGAATTGGCACTCGAACATGATGACACTCGGTAGCACAATATCGTTGTTGGACTAAAATTTGAACACAACGGCAGACATGGCACGGAATTGGCACTCGAACATGACGACACTCGGCAGCACAATATCGTCGCTGGACTAAAATTTGAACACGACAGTAGACACAATGTTGTTGTTAGGTGCTGCCAGAAAAAGAGAATGACAgagatgtgtgtgtgtgtgtgtgtgtgtgtgaatttAATAATCACTAATTAATCACAATTAATTAATATGGAGTACATTTAAAAAATTAGTgttaaatcaaaaataatattttataatcataaatttttCCAGTTTAGTATAACACTATCATCGTCATTATATAATAAACGTACTGAATatgttattttatctttattcaaagtaaaatgCAAATAGAAGAGTTTGAAGTCTATAATattcttgaaccataagaaaaGAGACCTGAAAAAATAAGAATGTATATAACTGTAATAGTAGTATGTCAGTTTTACACTAAACTTTATATTAAAaggctaataaaaatttattgacaACTTAGTATTTTACTAACCTCATTAGAAAAGCAATTGGCATATAATGTTGTGCTCCCTGTTACACATTTCATTTCAAGTTTGAAAGTAGagttatagataaattagttatattTACAGCAAATATTTGTACAAAAGTGTAATCATAACATgttattaaaatcaaaatactatttttcttacctaaatattattaaaaacttctttaaaCATGACATTTATTATTGATGACTTTGGATTGCCATCTTTGTCCAGAATTAGAACCTTGAGGCCATtcttaactcttgacaaagcaacGTAAAGTTGTCTATGGGTGAATACTGATTTTGACAAGTAAAGCCCTACATGTGATAATGATTGACCCTGACTCTTGTTGATGGTCATTGCGAAGTACACTGTTAATGGAAATTATCTCCGTTGGAACTTAAATGGCAATCCTAAACCTGaagggatcaagttcattcttgaAATGTACACTTTGTCGCCAATATTTCTACCGGTCATTACCGTCGCTCCAATTACGTTGTTGCCAAGTTCGTTAAATGTTAACCTTGTCTCATTGCATAAACTTGAAGTATCGTCTATGTTTCGCAGTAGCATTACATCCTCCTGGCTTCAAAGTAAACTTATAGTTGGGTAGTCCCGAACATTTAATGTCATTTATGAACTCTAATATGAACCACTCTTGTTGTATATCTTCATTTCCATCAGCTTCACATATTGTGTCAGAACTTAAATACTCATTTTCCATCTCTGAAAAGATTGTCAAGACGAAATCGTTTACCTTCTCGACACTCTCAAACGTGGGTGCAAGAATTTCTCTACTTTGAAAATATCTATAATCTGACATATTTTGCAACAAATTTGAATATGCAAAGTTTACCAAATGAGAGAGAGGGTCATCAGTAGTTATAATCAGTAGATTATCTAGAATTTCAATTTCTGACTCATCAGCAATAGCAGAACCAATATTTTCATTTCCAACATCGAATATTCAATTAGAAAATCACTTCATTTCACCATCATGTTGACCCAAATAAGACATTAGAAATCTCATGTTCGTATACAACTTAATAACCTTACAGAACAATCACAGATGGGATGAGTTAATAGCTAATGATAATATATCATGTCTACTCCCTTTCGGAATCACCAGAAGTATCTTTTTGAAATCACCTCCTAGAACTACAACCTTACCACTAAATGGTTGATGTATCTTATGCTGATTAGTAATTGACATAAGATCCCTGAGCGTCCGATCAAGTGCTTCAAAACATATTTTATTGAGCATTGGAACTTTACCCCAAATTATTAAACTACTTTGGATGAGCAGCTTAGCCTTCAAACTGCCATTCTTGATGTTGTAAGTATATTTATCAGTAATTATAATGGGTATTGAAAATCTAGAATGAACCATTCTGCCACCAGGTATGAGTAAAGATGCAATTCTATTGGATGCGACATTTAAAACAATCTTTTCTCTAGAccaaatagcagaagaaagttCATTCCAAATAAATGTCTTACCATACCCACCATGCTCATAAATGAAGTAAAAACCACCATAGTCTGTAATAACAGCATTGAATATCTCATCGAATATTAACCTTTGCTCATTAGTCATCTTTTGTTCCGTATATAACTTTATATGAGTCAACTAATTTGTGTCATATGCTAACTCCTCCTCTATTAGCTTATTTTGAAAAAAGCGAACATCAGACAGCTCATGATATGGTATTGATTGATAGTCTCTTAAAAATCTCGCATTGCTATTGAGTatcttctcaatctcaataaGACAGAGATTTTTTAATTCGTCATCAGTCATGTCCTAGCAAAAGCACATGATGATTTTATGAATATTTAATAAgtaattctaaaataaaatttattaatactattaataaaagtaaaagtaaaagtaataagagaataCAATCTTGATAtaaaaaaagacatagtaaaataCCTTGATTTTTCAATGCTTTTCTTCTCTTATATAGTATCCCGTCAGCTAATAATGTCCAAGTTACATTCTAAACACGATCTGGTTTGCTAACATTATTAGATATCAGTAGCATCACAAATAGTTTTCTCAATTGATGACTAAATGCAAGTTCATACCTCATTAGCTGCAATGAATTTTCTATCGTCACACAGTTGTCCCATGGAATAGCAAACATCTTGAAACCTAGAATATGTAATCCCATTAACTGTCCTAATAGACTCGTATGTTGTGTAACTTCCCTGAAAAGTTAACAAAATTCTCATATAGTAGATATCACCTGTACCATTAACTGTCCTAATATACGATATATCTGGTtggtcttcaacctttaagtTTTTTAGATTGTTAACTCTGCCAATCTCTTGCCAACTCAAGTTACATGTCATTGTGATGAAGAGGTCTGGATATTTATATTTCTTAAAAATTGCCATAGCACCTTGACAATTATTAAACATGTATCTCATGCCCCCAATGAAAGACCCGAGTAGCATCTTGAATTCCCTTGTATATATTACTCCTCACCTTAACTTGGTTGTTTCGATAGTAGGTCAGCCTTTATGCTTCAATCATGGAAAAACAATCAACTAAGAACTGTTGAAATAGTCTTCCACCATTGACAATGGTTGCATACTCGACTTTCTTTCTTGTATTTTTTGGTTTGCTCCAGATATTAAATCTTGTAAGAGCTGAGGTAGACATTGCAAAAATGACAATTGTACCTTCCCTCGCATACAACATATTGAGAACTCAATATTGGATCTTGTTTTGGACTCTGTCTCTCTTCATACCACATCATAGCATCGCATTGTCGACAAAAAAAATTTGAGTCACCGATGTCTATCACATCTAATAATCACTAAGATAGTAAATTCTGTTTCAGTTATATCTACAACaaatactttatataaaaaatactttttttttcaccATGTGAAGTATAAAAATAATACCTATAAAAAATTATCGATAGCTGTAATCTATGGATTAAAAAGATGAGATCATATAATACAATTTTATTGTACCAAGATCAAGGTTTAAGTTTTATATACACAGTAATCAAATAATAAGAATTACAataaatcaatatttaaatacaaaaatataatatataatcatatctttgtaagaattttaaaaaattgtacactaattaaataattattaattattatcgtTATTAGCTTAGGAATAAATTTGAATTGATTCGTGTTGACTCATACAATAATTACATGAACTTATTAGTTTAGgaataaatttgaattaaaataaatttaaattagttttttcaaaaattttaatttatgagcAAATAAGTtaagattaaaaaataataacctaagcaaataataataatttataatttaaaagagtaatctgcaaataacttaaaatttaaaaagtaacaacctaaacaaataacttaaaatttaaaaaataactacCTAAGTAAAAtaactttaaatttaaaaaacaacCACCTTAAACAaaacaacttaaaatttaaaaaataacaacttaaGCAAATAATTATACTTAAATTAAATGTTGATaagttagtcaccaaaaaaaaaatgttgatAAGTTAatgaaatttaaatataaaatatctttTGCAACCATAACAAATATAATTCTAAAAATTTCTAGTGGCGACACTaaacaaataaattttcaaaCTCAACGTATGAGCGTCACGTCAGCATAAGAGCTCCCCATTTGTATTactataaagataaagataaataaaattcaaaaaatttttagtgACGATACCTAAGCAAATAAATTTTCAAACTCAATATATGAGCGCCACGTCAGTATAAGAGCCCCCCATTTATATTACTACTAATGTTAAACCTGTGCGATGCACGagcttatattttaatttgacatgataaattaaaaataGTATTTTATAACGATAAATTTTTTAACTTTAGTATAATACTATCATCGTCATTATATAATAAGTGTATTGaatatgttattttatatttatttaaaataaaatgcgAATAGAACAGTTTGAAATCTATAATATTCTTGAATCATAAGAAAAGAGACCTGAAAAGATAAGAATATATATAACTACTGTGTGTGTTTGGATTCACATTGGTCAAATTGGAGTTTGAATGAAAATGATtttgtagaattgattttggCTAGAAGTGAGTTTGTGccaacatgatttatgtttggcaatttttactaaaattgattttgataaaataaatattgtttggataatattagttaaaatcacttctagataaataattaattaattattaaaaaatataatattaaattataatattatttatatttaatttttttatatttttttattatttttcatatagtatttttttatagtactcttttttagtatattataattttttattattataataaaaattaatatttatttataaaattaaaataacatataaaaatNNNNNNNNNNNNNNNNNNNNNNNNNNNNNNNNNNNNNNNNNNNNNNNNNNNNNNNNNNNNNNNNNNNNNNNNNNNNNNNNNNNNNNNNNNNNNNNNNNNNNNNNNNNNNNNNNNNNNNNNNNNNNNNNNNNNNNNNNNNNNNNNNNNNNNNNNNNNNNNNNNNNNNNNNNNNNNNNNNNNNNNNNNNNNNNNNNNNNNNNNNNNNNNNNNNNNNNNNNNNNNNNNNNNNNNNNNNNNNNNNNNNNNNNNNNNNNNNNNNNNNNNNNNNNNNNNNNNNNNNNNNNNNNNNNNNNNNNNNNNNNNNNNNNNNNNNNNNNNNNNNNNNNNNNNNNNNNNNNNNNNNNNNNNNNNNNNNNNNNNNNNNNNNNNNNNNNNNNNNNNNNNNNNNNNNNNNNNNNNNNNNNNN is a genomic window of Arachis ipaensis cultivar K30076 chromosome B06, Araip1.1, whole genome shotgun sequence containing:
- the LOC107647578 gene encoding uncharacterized protein LOC107647578 is translated as MTNEQRLIFDEIFNAVITDYGGFYFIYEHGGYGKTFIWNELSSAIWSREKIVLNVASNRIASLLIPGGRMVHSRFSIPIIITDKYTYNIKNGSLKAKLLIQNYRYFQSREILAPTFESVEKVNDFVLTIFSEMENEYLSSDTICEADGNEDIQQEWFILEFINDIKCSGLPNYKFTLKPGGCNATAKHRRYFKFMQ